The Pseudomonadota bacterium nucleotide sequence GAGCACGCCGCTGTGCAAACCCAACCGGATGGAACCCCGCGCGTCTTCGCGCAGCTCCACAATGCTGTCCCCGACCGGCAACAGCGCCTCGTTCATGGCGATGAAAAGTTGAAACAAGGCCGCGTGTCGCCCCTCGGGCCCGTGCAGCTGTGGCAGGTGGGCAAAATGCTCGCGCCATTGCGCGCCGGCATTGCCGTCGAGGTGGTACTGCGGCGGCGTGAAGGCACTGAAGTCTGCACCGATGAGCTCGTCACCGTTCCAGCCGGCGCGCGGTTCGTGTTCTACCAGACTGACCACCAACACGCCCGGCCAGAGACGACGCAACGACGCTGCCTGCACCCATGGCATGGATTCGATCGACCCGCGCAACCCGGTCAGGTCGACGCCGAAAAAGCCGTCCTCCGAGTACGAGGAGATGATGCGCTCCAGTGTCTCGCGTTCGGCATAGACGGTCGGGCCGTGCACCTCGATGCCGACGACCGGGTAGTTGTTCGGGTCGAGCGCATAGCGCGCGGCAAACACCAGCGCGGTGACAGCGATGCAGCCGAGAAGCAGGAGCACAACCGCACGACGGGAGACGTTTGTCATAGGCATCGATCCGGCTTGCAGGGCGACGGCGCTCATGTGCGATCACCGAGGCTGGTGGCGAGTATGCGCACGACCAGGTCTTCGAAGCCGAGACCGGCGGCCTTGGCCGACATCGGCACCAGGCTGGTCTCGGTCATGCCGGGTGCGGTGTTGATCTCGATCAACCACGGCTGTCCGTCCTCATCGACGATGAAATCGACACGACCCCAACCGCTGCAGCCCACCCCGGCGAAGGCCGCCAGCGCGAGCGACTGGATGTGTCGCGTGAGCTCGGCGCTGAGATCAGCCGGACAGTGGTAGACCGTGCCGGCGTTGCGGTATTTCGCTTCGAAGTCGTAAATCGGGTTCTTCGGCACCATGTTGACCAGTGGCAGCGCCTGACCATCGAGGATGGTCGCCGTCACCTCGAGACCCGACACATACTGCTCGGCCATGACGGCACCGTGCGCGCTGGCCTCGACCCAGGCCGGTCCGAGCGCCTGGGTCGCCTCGACCTTCGAGACACCCACGCTCGAGCCTTCGTGGCTCGGCTTGACGATCAGCGGCAGGCCGAGGGCCTGTGCCGCGAGCGTGCACTCGTCGCTGCTGTGCACCCGGCGCCATGCCGGAGTCGGCACGTCGAGCACCTGGCACAGCTGCTTGGTGCGCATCTTGTCCATGGCGAGCGCAGAGCCGAGCACACCCGACCCGGTGTATGGCATGCCGATGGTCTCGAGCGCGCCTTGAATGCAGCCGTCCTCGCCACCGCGCCCGTGCAGGATCAGGAAGGCGCGATCAAATGCACCGGCCTGCAGCGCCTCGAGTACCGTGTCTTGCGCGTCGACAGCGTGGGCATCGATGCCCGCCGCCCGCAGGCCGCGCAGCACCGCATTGCCGCTGAGCAACGAGATTTCCCGCTCGGCCGACAGGCCGCCCATGACCACGGCAACCCGCCCGAAATCGCTGGCCGCGTAACGATCAGCCGACATCGGACACCGCCTTGTGTGACAACCGGTCAGGTAGCTGCTGGGCAAACGCCCCCACACTGCCGGCCCCGAGTGTGAGAAGAATATCGCCGTGCGCCAACTCGGACTGCAAGCACAGCACGGCGTCCTCGAGGTGCTCGACAAAGACCGGTTCCCGGCCTGTCACCCGCCCGATGGCCTCGCACAGGTCCTGTCCACTCGCACCCGGGATGGCGCTCTCGCCGGCCGCATAGACCTCGCTGATCAAGAGCATGTCAACGCCTTGCAGCACCTCGACAAACGCCGAAAAGTGGTCGCGGGTGCGCGAGTAGCGATGGGGTTGAAACAGCGCGACGAGCCGGCGATCAGGCCAGGCACCGCGGATGGCTGCGAGGGTGGCTCGCAGCTCACTGGGGTGGTGGGCGTAGTCGTCAACAAGATCCACTTGGACGTTCACACGCCCCGCAACCGAGACCTGGCCGTGCTGCTGAACCCGTCGGCCGACGCCCTGGAAGCGCTCGAGCGCGACGACGATCTCGTCGAGGCCGACGCCCAGCTCACGGGCTACCGCAATCGCAGCCAGCGCGTTGCTCACGTTGTGTGTGCCAGGCATGTTCAGGCGAATGCCGTCGAGCCTGACGCCCTCGGCGAACACCACATCGAACACCATGCTCAGACCGTCGGCCCGCACGTTCTCGGCCCGAATGTCGGCGTTGGGTGCCTCGCCGTAGGTGACGAACTTGCGCTGCAGCCCCTGCACCAACTCGCAGACCGTCTCATCGTCCACACACAGCACCGCAAGCCCGTAGAACGGCAAGCGGTGCAGGAATTCCAGGAAGGTCTGCTTGTAGCGCTCGAAGCTGCCGCCGTAGTTCTCGAGGTGGTCGGCGTCGACGTTGGTCACCACGCTGATCACCGGCGTCAGGTGCAGAAACGACGCGTCGCTTTCA carries:
- a CDS encoding cell division protein FtsQ/DivIB, translated to MSAVALQAGSMPMTNVSRRAVVLLLLGCIAVTALVFAARYALDPNNYPVVGIEVHGPTVYAERETLERIISSYSEDGFFGVDLTGLRGSIESMPWVQAASLRRLWPGVLVVSLVEHEPRAGWNGDELIGADFSAFTPPQYHLDGNAGAQWREHFAHLPQLHGPEGRHAALFQLFIAMNEALLPVGDSIVELREDARGSIRLGLHSGVLVRLGRQSTLERLMQFAKVYTHVVAPDLDNIRSIDMRYPNGFAVDYGRNETASKQGEG
- a CDS encoding D-alanine--D-alanine ligase → MSADRYAASDFGRVAVVMGGLSAEREISLLSGNAVLRGLRAAGIDAHAVDAQDTVLEALQAGAFDRAFLILHGRGGEDGCIQGALETIGMPYTGSGVLGSALAMDKMRTKQLCQVLDVPTPAWRRVHSSDECTLAAQALGLPLIVKPSHEGSSVGVSKVEATQALGPAWVEASAHGAVMAEQYVSGLEVTATILDGQALPLVNMVPKNPIYDFEAKYRNAGTVYHCPADLSAELTRHIQSLALAAFAGVGCSGWGRVDFIVDEDGQPWLIEINTAPGMTETSLVPMSAKAAGLGFEDLVVRILATSLGDRT
- the murC gene encoding UDP-N-acetylmuramate--L-alanine ligase, with translation MTSGIADRWTRDRVRRVHFVGIGGAGMGGIAEVLLTMGYPVSGSDRAEGAMTRRLASLGATLAFGHNAANVGGADVVVVSSAITEDNPEVVAAHAARIPVVPRAAMLAEIMRFRLGIAVAGTHGKTTTTSLVASVLSEGNLDPTFVIGGRLNSVGTHARLGQSDWLVAEADESDASFLHLTPVISVVTNVDADHLENYGGSFERYKQTFLEFLHRLPFYGLAVLCVDDETVCELVQGLQRKFVTYGEAPNADIRAENVRADGLSMVFDVVFAEGVRLDGIRLNMPGTHNVSNALAAIAVARELGVGLDEIVVALERFQGVGRRVQQHGQVSVAGRVNVQVDLVDDYAHHPSELRATLAAIRGAWPDRRLVALFQPHRYSRTRDHFSAFVEVLQGVDMLLISEVYAAGESAIPGASGQDLCEAIGRVTGREPVFVEHLEDAVLCLQSELAHGDILLTLGAGSVGAFAQQLPDRLSHKAVSDVG